In Drosophila ananassae strain 14024-0371.13 chromosome 3R, ASM1763931v2, whole genome shotgun sequence, the DNA window GAAAACTGccgtgaaaaaaaaaagttagtgGGGAGTATTGGGGGGAGGGAAACCCTCGCTGGCAACtgccaggcaggcaggcacAAAAAATTCCACTCTGTTGAATGTACAAGGAAAAGTACGAgtactcacacacacacacacacacatacacacaaacgaggtataaaaatgttaatagtAGTGGCCTGTTGAAGGCAGAGCAACAGCGGCGCAGAGcagcgactgcgactgcgacagCGACGCGGCAGCACAGCTTCACCGGCAAAAAATACCAAGAAGAAGCATCCAAAAGCATCCTCTCTTTCTCCTTTCAAACCTCTCTCTACTCTGTGCAGCGCAAGTTCAGAGAGAAAGAGACTTTGGTCATTAAATTAACGACGTCATATTTTTGCATGAGAGTGGAgtggagcctaaaggttagaAAGAGAAAGGTGAAAACGGGGGGCGGAGAGCTTTTCAGTGAGTGGTGGTGGGGGAGGGGGAGAAAAAATGCCACAAGAGTCAAGTTCGCTGACTGTTGATGCTGCGCTGCCCCCAGCTTCctgctccacctcctccttcCTATTCGAAAGCTCTGTCTCGTTCTAACCACCTAAATCAAATCACCACCCACTCGGGGACGCAGAGGAGTTGCAGGCATGGATACAAACAGACTAACCTACGCAAAAAAAGTACAGTGGGACAGGATTAtacttaaataatttaataaaaaaaaatattaaacttcATTGGAAATAATACTTATATTCAATtgaaatttatgttttttttttttaaattaaatttttgttaattaaatattttacctGAGCCCACTGTTCTTTCTTTTCTACTCCCTGTCTTTTGGCGCTCTTTTTCACTTACCTTTTTGCCGCAAACTTGGCACAGCGCTTGCGCAGGACGAAGGCAAGCCGAAGAGCAGGATAAACGAACGAACCATGACCATGCCAAAGGATGAAATATTAGCGGCAACTCGACAAAGAGGACTCAAAAATAGTTGAATCCTGTTCGCGTCCCATGCTCTTTCTTCATCGCTTCTCTACACTGGGAAACTTTGAACTCGGATTCCCTTTACCAGCATCCCTCCATGTGCTTTTCGTACttctttgtgtgtgtgtgagtgtgtaaatgtgtgtgaatgtgtgtGCTGAAGCTTAAATGTGAATGACGGTGCGGAACGCAGTGAAATGAAACACTGAAACCGCTTAGATCTGATcctttttctttgttttatttttatttttatcttttgactttttttaaataaaaataatattttcttatacCAAAAATATCTACCTGTAGCAGTTTGATTTGAGAAGAAAGTCAACTATTTTCGAAGctttcttttaaaaatttaaaaattaaaaaattatctcTCACCTAAGGACGACTTATTCCTTAAATATTTCAACCAACTCTCGGGTATAGTAAGTCTCTCTCATATCTCTCTATAAGTAAACTTTAATATCCTGTCCTGGCTATGAATATATATCCTTAGAtaaaacatttattaaattgCATCTATTATGCCATTAAGTTTCAGCAGGACATCCTAAACCTACCTAGATTCCTTCTTTAAtgttatattttaaagaaattataattattgttatttcttaaaaatcagATTTTAACAAAAACCAATGAATTAAAAGCCTAAAGTGCATCTAGTTTCAgaacaaggcaccttatactGAGTAGCTTTAAGAAAAtcttacaaaaaaaacccCCCCAATTAccttaaattattattatccttaaaaatattcttctataaaaaaaccattaaaattaaaacaaatcccAATTCTCTGATCACCAGGGTATGCAGAAGGTGGCAGAAGCTCATCTAGGACTCTGCGGCAGATGACGACAACGGAAGGTGGCAAGGACAAAGTACCGCACATGGCGGCAGGGATACAGCGCCACAGGATACGGCCAACAGGATATTAAACTAGcagcaggcaggcaggcaggcttGGCAGGCCCACCAGTTAGCCGCCaggaaagaaaaacaaagccGAGCGAGAGTCCAGAGCGTGGATTTGGGAAAAGGACAAGCCAGCAAATGGCAGCCATTGTGGCGGGTGGAGGGACAGGTCCAGGtcctggaactggaactggatcAGGTCCCGCAGCAGCCCGGGAGTTCGTGGAGGGCTGGACTTTGGCCCAAACCCTGGGCGAGGGGGCCTACGGAGAGTGAGTATCttgaaaggaaaaataaacaaaaaatatatcaatttCTGAAGATGCGAGGAattcaattttgaaaactattttccATACATTGAGGTAGTACATCCTGTGTGTCGGTGTCCTGTGGGGTGTCCTGTGTATGTATGAGTTGAAGTCAATAAACCGGAAATGCAGCACAGAGCGGGaggagcaacaaaaaaaaaaaaaagctgtaACTGAAACGCACTTTTCCGGCGTATTCCGCTGTATACGGCACTGAGCCGGACTCTAGTGCGCATGTCCTTGTCTCGAAAGGGGAGATCCGGGTCCGGGGAATACGAATACGAGTACGTACACTGCACACTGCACCCGGACACAGACACGGACCCGGACCCGGAGAACAGTCGATACACAGACACCAGccttgcaactgcaacttcTGTATCTCACAGATATCCCTCGAAACTAATCCCTCCGATACTATCTATCCCATTTACGATGCAGGGTGAAGTTGCTAATCAACCGACAGACTGGCGAGGCTGTGGCCATGAAAATGGTGGACCTGAAGAAGCATCCGGATGCGGTTAATTCGGTTCGGAAGGAGGTCTGCATCCAGAAGATGCTCCAACACACGAATATCCTGCGCTTTTTCGGCAAACGGTCGCAGGGCAACGTGGAGTACATATTCCTGGAGTACGCCGCCGGCGGAGAGCTATTTGATCGAATCGGTGAGTGGATATTTCTTTAATATCTATATGATTTATTGTCAGAGTGTTTTATTTGGGGGTAATTGCTTGAAAAGgacaataaattatatatttttctccaTTTATTAGCTGGGACTGGGGAAGTGTGTGTTTAATGGAGTGTCCTGTCACtaaattctatttaaatatGCCTTTACTTAtgttgctttttgttttatagGAAATGGGAGAAATTGGCAATAAATCCTTAAAGTCCTTGATGGATAACCCCCTTAAGTTTGGTCATCCGAAGCCAAGCTCTCCTCTGAAGTTGTCAGACACTTTAGAGCCTCTTCCCTATCCAGTTACCAGCAAGTCCGTCAAAGCCAAAGTTAAAGCCTCTTTTAGCCAACTTTGCCATAAGCCGGAATCTGGCTGAGAACTTGGCCACAAACGAGAGGAGGCCACTGAAATGTAAtaacaaaaatgcaatctcTGACAGTGACTTTCGGAACTTGCATCAAAAATTGAGTCGAAAAGTTTTCAAGAGATCAAAAGGAATACAAAACcctttattaataatatttaatagttgTGTTTTTGGCATTCCATAAGAATTCCAGGCCATATAGACGCcgcccagacccagacccagacggGGCCAAATATGCCAATATGTGAACTGTGAACCCACAGAAATGCCATCGTAGACAGAGAGCCTGACTGACAGGCGGGGCAGGGAGCAGGATGTCCTGGTCCTTGTTGTGGGTGGTTGTAGAGGGTGGAGGGAGGGCGGCCACCCTGTTCATCCTTCGGATAGCAAACTGCTATCTAATGATATTAAATGGAACAGCGGCAGCCCCTGACAAGATACGGATCTTGATTACTCCACTTTTCTGTCTCATGACAATTTGCCAATTTTTCAGGACTAGGGAGAAGGTGGCAAGTTTTGTGgcattttcataaatattaacAACTGAGCTAAAGGTCAGCGGCCAGAAGGGAAGCGTCGAACGGTGGAAATCGAGTGAGATTGCCACTaatggaagtggaagtggcagtggcagaggcgTCCTTGCATTGATTGCCTCCTGCCACATCCTAGTCCCAGTCCCCTCCCCTGGTTCTCGCCTATTCccaatcatcatcatcatcattggaCGTTCCTGAATTCCTCCTGAAATGGGAAGGGAGCGGGAGCTGGCTCTGGTGTAATAATCAATGTGGCAGCCATATTTAGAGCCTCGTTGCTAAGCCATTTTTAATGACATCTAGTGATGGCTCACGGCATGATGTGGCAGATTGGGTTTCCttcttttgaaaatattagcATATCAGAGAAGATTGAACTAggcatttattttaattaattttttttgagtCAAATTATGACTAATGGTTTGAAAATCAGACTCCAGAGTAGCTATTGAAGGGAAAATAATGAATCATTGCCACTAATGTCCTTGTCAGCACGTCCTGCTGCATTCCTCTGTGGATTTCATTATCATCTCATCCAGTCACGCTCTCATCTCTTGTCGGGTTTTTTGAAAACCGCGATGTGCGGTCTGGCACTAGCGCCTGTTGGTAGGCAACGAAAAATCCCTTTCGCAAGGATAATAGCAAAGGATGGGGGGAGAGACTGCTAGTGAGTAGGAGAGTCCAATGAATGGGATGCCATAAATAGGTTCAATATGCAAATGAAACATAATGGAGATGCACACACTCtctggcacacacacacaaatacaaacaCCAGCCAGATGTCCTGGCTCATAAATGCGTATGATGTGGGTGTGGatgggagtgtgtgtgtgtgagtttaATTGTCTGTTTGCCCAGAAATGCATTCATTAAGCTTATACCAGACAGAGGTCTGGGGTTCAGGGTCCTGGGCTTATAGATTATCAAACGGTTCGACTGCTAGGGGTATGATATGAATTATGCTTCaattacaaattaaattttcgaGTAATTTCCTTCATTGGCACTGCCGCGATGTCCTTGCTGGCCTGCTCTCCCCCCCTCCCACTCTCACTTTATGAAAAAGCAATTAATTATGCTAAAATGTTACTGACATCCTTGTTGCAAGTGGCATGTTGCAGTTCTACTCCTCCGCGagtcaatatttatttttttaatatttaaaaagataCAATATTTGCCAACTTCAGTGagataaaaatctaaaaaaattagAGGTCATCCTTCTATAATAATTCTATTTTTGCAGTGCATCTGCTGCACCTCGCCTCCATTTAATTTCATCCGTGGCAGAAGAGTTGTGCAAATGGCAGCAGCCAGCAACTGGCAACCGGCAACCAGCAgcttgcaacagcaacatgcCACATGATAAATGAATGGCAAATAATGTGCCAACCAGAACGAGGGTCGACAGGCGGCTGGAGTGGAAAGGGGTTTATATGGCTATGGGTGTGGGAGGatgtgatgatgatgatgcacCTGCTCCGGTTCTTGCTCCTGGTCCTGCTCCTGCACCGTCTTCATCTCCCGACACATTTGACTTTTGAGACAAGCCAGCTAATTGCGGGGGACAGGATGCTATATATAGATACAAGATATAGTGTAGTTATCTGAAATCTATTAAATGTTATTATTTCAAGTGTCAGACATAGCTTCTCTTTAATTGGAACTATTAACAGAAGACAATAGAGCCAATGGCTTAAGGATAAATATTTAGATAACTTGGCTTTCTAATTTTCCGGCAAACATTTGGGGAAAATGTTCTTATATCCTTACTAATTTCTAAACATAACTTAGCTCCAGGCAGGAGGAAAATCAATAACCAAGTGGGAGGATGTTTGATCCCGGAGGTGGCCTGGCCCCCTGCCTTTGACAGTCAATCAAGTGGAAGTCAAGGGGGAAATGCAATCTGTCTAGCTTTTAGATGCCTTGGGTTAAAGGTTTCCCTCCACCCTGTCAGCCCATGCTCCAAATATCCTTTGTGCTGATTATCTCGATGGTTGCTccttttgtaaatatttagaGCTTCTCACAGGTCATTGAGTAATACTTAGTAATACCCAGTTTAATTACCAAAGTGAAgctttgaaataaataatttttaaacaacCAACAGGTAAACTTTCGTAGTGTCATTGTTTCCTGTCCCAGGACTTTGATTAAAATTGCATAAAACTGttgattgcatttttgttgGCACTGTTGTTTTTTCCGGCGCCAGGACCTGTGACCGGTTAAGCCCATAAATCCtttacacacacactcgcacgaACAGCAGGATGCATTACATTTGTTTTTCCACCTGTCCCGTCCCGAGTGTTCTTCTTGCTCGGCTGCAcaaatttcccattttccagTGGGTTTTTCACGAGGAAGAACCTGTGAAAAAAATACCAGAGGATGCATAGCAGGATTGCAGGATAAATTGCATTGCAAAAATATGCCACAACATGTAATTCAATATCCGCGACTGGTTTATTACTCGTTTGTGTTAACGACTATCCCACAAAAACTGTCCACAACTCTTTCCCAATCGattatgcaaattatttttaagcgAAAATCACTTTCTTTTGCAGAACCCGATGTGGGAATGCCACAGCACGAGGCCCAGAGGTACTTCACTCAGCTCCTGGCCGGGATAAACTATCTGCATCAAAGGGGAATAGCTCACAGGGACCTGAAGCCGGAGAATCTCCTACTGGACGAGCATGACAATGTGAAGATCTCGGACTTTGGCATGGCCACCATGTTTAGGTATTAGGTACATTAATTAGTTCCACAACTAAAGATTTTTTTAAGCcattttttacattattgTGTTTGAACTCTTTAATTGAAAACGCAGAAAATCCATTAATGTTGGCCGCCGAAAAGAAACCGCCGGCAAAAAAAGTTTCTCTTCGCGCTGAAAACTGACCAACAAGCAGAATTGTTAATTGAAAACGCTCTGGGGCCAGAAAAGCATCCAAACTAAACACGCCCGCAGAGATTTTAGTTGGAAACTAAGCAGAAACtcatttaaatagttttttccCCACTTTTCCGGAAAGGATTCAAAAATAGTTGCGTGGAAATAGTTGTTTCAAATGGAATATTTAAGGGCAATTAATTCGGTGTTTATTTTACTAAAAtaagtatttattatttaacttttaaataGTATTATTCGTTAGATTTGttctctaatttttttttataataattaataatggTGTAACCCTTTTCTGTCTGTGTGAAAGCTCCTCTAACGTTTCAACCTTTcttgaattttttcttttgggtCTTGTTCCATCACTTCCTACTACTACTGACATTCCTCCTCAACCGACATTCCCTTGGAACAGGTGCAAGGGCAAGGAGCGACTGCTGGACAAGCGCTGCGGCACTCTGCCGTACGTGGCACCGGAGGTTCTCCAGAAGCCGTACCATGCCCAGCCGGCGGATATCTGGTCGTGTGGTGTGATTCTCATCACCATGCTGGCGGGTGGTAAGTCCGAAACTCCTCTTCTCCTCCCCCACGacaatatttatttcattaacTGTGCTTGAGTGTTCATTTCTAAAAACTaaactgtaaaaaaaatataagaatcgTCTTGAGAATCGCGAAGAAACAAAGTAAAGATAAAGAAATCTAAAACCAAAGCATTATCATCGCCTTGCATCTAACGGAAGCTATCAGTCATGTGCATAAGACGTACTCTATATACCTACTACTGGTCTAGTATTTTCaagaattaaaattaataaaatgtgTAAACTTTAAAGGATTTATAGAGATAGAAGATTAAAGAGATATAACTTTGTAACCTACCTTATGAGATCTATAAAGATAGAAGACTAAAAAGGTTTAATATTGTCATCTTATAATATCTATGAAGATTTAAGATTAAAGAGGTTAAAGAGACCTTCTAACCTTATAAGATCTAttaagatttaatattataaagaTATAGTATACCCTTGTAACCTGATATCTATAAAGATCAAAGATTAAAGAGGCTTAACCTTATATACTTTATCTATAGATCTGTACATATTTGGGATTAAAGAGGCATAAccttataatatttataaatatttaatattacaAAGGAATAGTATAACCTTGTAAACTTATAAGATCTATAAAGATAAAAGATTAAAAAGGTATTACTTTGTAAccttataatatatatacaaatttaagattaAAGAGGTATTACCCTTGGTAACCCTTTAATATCTATAAAGATAGAAGATTAAATCTTATAACCTTATAAACCTTATAATCTTATAAAcctaaaatctaaaaaaaaatagattaaaGAGGTAGATGATTTAGGATTAAAGAGGTATAATCTCTTTGTAACCTCATAAGATCTATAAAGATTTAAGATCATAGATCTATAAACCTTGTTGATCTTTTAAGACCTGCTGACCAGTAGAGTATATATCGTACTCcccatatatacatatagtaTATTTTTTGGTTAACCTTCTCTCCTCACGCACTCCCTTTCATTATTTTTGCTGTTTCTTTGGTATTCTAGCTGTAGATTGTTTCACGCACATTGTATATCATCTAAAGCTTTTATACCAAAGCTCCAGCTTAAATTGCTTAACAacgcaccaacaacaacaacaacaacaacaggaatgatacaacaacaataaatccaaaaaaaaaaataattaaatattattggaTGCACGTTTTCTGAAAAACACaaattgcttttatttctttgaacattttttgaaCACGGCTCGTTCGCACGTTCCATCACTTACATCTCTATTTGCATAAATGTgttttggttttaattttaaattaaaaattgcctttatttttcaaacaattaaattataatttaaattacaGAATTGCCCTGGGATCAGCCGTCGGCCAATTGTGTGGAGTTTATCAACTGGAAGGATAACGACCACTGGCAGACTCAAACGCCATGGAGCAAGCTGGACACCCTGGCCATCTCCCTTCTGCGAAAGGTCCTGGCCACCAGTCCTGGGACACGTCTGACTCTCCCCAAAATCCTCAATCACAAATGGTGCAACATGCAATTCGTGGATAATGGTAAGGATTAAATGGAAATCTATTCCGATTGGATGTGAAAGTGCCAGAAGTCCACTTGGTAGCTCAGGTACTTAGTGACTCTCAATGCATTTGACATTTTGGGAGCCACTTTGTGCCTGGGCCATCAGTGCGACTATATcttctattaaaaaaattgtttaaaatatatggTATATAGTGTTCTATAGCTGCTTAACCGATGCTTTGGCGCTTTAGCTGTATGATAGATTTAAATACTTCATAAAGCTAGATTACCAAAGCATTGGCTTCCGCAGGCCTGTCTTCaaggaataaaataataattcatttaTATCCTTATAGTTTTTTGctttaaaatgtataatttatttatgagtTGCTCTTTTGTTTGCACATTATTTGTTCTTTGGTGATTTTAGCTGTATGGTGTCTCATATTCCATAGAGCTTTATTACCAAAAACCAAAtggtttttgcattttttctgagttgcttttgttgtggttatgattttttaagatttttatacTTTGTTTTCATTAAAAAGTGTAATTTATTCTAAAATATAACTCTTCTCCCCCTTAGAACGCTCTATCGACCTGGTGGACTCTGCTGCCGCCTTGGAGATCTGTTCCCCGAAAGCCAAACGCCAGCGCCTCCAATCCAGCGCCAATCTCTGCAATGGCCTGGACGACTCCATCTCCAGAAACTATTGCTCCCAGCCCACGATGAGGACGGATGATGACTTTGATCTGAGACCGCGCAGTGGCCGGCCCAAGGATGGTGACGACTGCCAGGTTGTGGCCCAGGAGGCCCGTCTTGGCTTCTGCTTCTCGCAGCCCGCCCTGCTCGATGATCTGCTGCTGGCCACGCAAATGAACCAGACCCAGAGTGCCTCGCAGAACTACTTCCAGCGCTTGGTGCGCCGCATGACCCGCTTCTTTGTTACCACCCGATGGGATGATACGATCAAATTGTTGGTCAGCACCATAGACCGACTCGGTGGCTATACCTGCAAGGTGGGGGAGGACGGTGTGGTCACCGTGTCCACCATCGACCGGCACAAGCTGCGACTGGTGTTCAAGGCCCACATCATCGAGATGGACGGAAAGATACTGGTGGACTTCCGACTGTCCAAGGGCTGTGGCCTGGAGTTCAAGAGGCGCTTCATCAAGATCAAGACTGCCCTGGAGGGCTTTGTTTTAAAAGGACCCACCACCTGGCCCATTGCGATTGCCACGAACTCGGTGCCTTAgcttttaatttcctcttttAATCTTTAAAGACGCATCCCCAGTCAGGATGGGGTTTCATCACAATCTTAGCTGTAACGAATCTTCTCAATGTGCtaacttatttttttaatcctTTGCATTATTTACGATTACGTTTTGTGTTAGTTTGCATTTCCCTCGAACGATTTGAATTTTGTTGAATTGTTAAAGTCTCTCAAGTACTGAATGTAACTAGTTTAAGTCGTTATGGAACAATAAATCGAAGCT includes these proteins:
- the LOC6496833 gene encoding serine/threonine-protein kinase grp; the protein is MAAIVAGGGTGPGPGTGTGSGPAAAREFVEGWTLAQTLGEGAYGEVKLLINRQTGEAVAMKMVDLKKHPDAVNSVRKEVCIQKMLQHTNILRFFGKRSQGNVEYIFLEYAAGGELFDRIEPDVGMPQHEAQRYFTQLLAGINYLHQRGIAHRDLKPENLLLDEHDNVKISDFGMATMFRCKGKERLLDKRCGTLPYVAPEVLQKPYHAQPADIWSCGVILITMLAGELPWDQPSANCVEFINWKDNDHWQTQTPWSKLDTLAISLLRKVLATSPGTRLTLPKILNHKWCNMQFVDNERSIDLVDSAAALEICSPKAKRQRLQSSANLCNGLDDSISRNYCSQPTMRTDDDFDLRPRSGRPKDGDDCQVVAQEARLGFCFSQPALLDDLLLATQMNQTQSASQNYFQRLVRRMTRFFVTTRWDDTIKLLVSTIDRLGGYTCKVGEDGVVTVSTIDRHKLRLVFKAHIIEMDGKILVDFRLSKGCGLEFKRRFIKIKTALEGFVLKGPTTWPIAIATNSVP